The genomic region TAGTCTCAAATTGGCTGGAGCTATGGATAACGGGTACAACATTGAACTgaacacacaaacacaaatcGCAACACATGAATGCAGTTAGTAAGCAGGCAAGCATGAAGAGCGGCGAAGAAGCGAGGCACAACAAAGATGAGACAAAATTAGTAAAATCTAATGAAACGAATAACTGAAGTATGAAGACATATAAAGCTGagtataatagtaaaaatgaaGACGTCATTGGACATACAGTACGGTGCACAGATAACATCAATCAAATCATCAAACATACTATGACGTTGGATGCAAGTAGCACAGTCGCTGACGTCTTCGCTCCTCAATCTCTAAGTACGAGTGTATTGTGTTGCAGAAACTGCGCAAATACAAATGCAATACATGTTTTACACAACCAATGTTAGTTACATaagttagtttataaataaatgatctaAATTAATGTGCATGAATACAATCGGATGATAGTGTCAGTATTATAAGTAGATATCAATATAACTTAacccaaaaatgtaattaaacagCTGAACAAATTCTAGAAGATTATTCTACtagtataagtataaataatgcTCTGCATGCGTATATCgtgcaataaatatgtaaatatacatAAGGTTGATTTATAAAATCCAAAACATCGAATCTAATATTCGAGGAAAAATTTCGAACAATCACAATCCCCAATCCTTGTGCAATTTCCAGATTCCAATCcattcacaaatattaaatgcCAATTAGTATGTGCAGACTACGACACTACAAGTTTTAACGCGTGCTTCGTTACAAAAGCCTTTACCGTTGTCCATATCGATGGGAGGTCCCCCCACTCGCTGGCTCAGTCGCGGATCGGACACCGTAAAGTAGATTTTTTGCTTGATTCCTGGAGCTATTGCTTTTGGTGGTATTATTAATGAAACGCCCCATTGTCTATCCTCTAGCACCCCTCCTTCGCTGTCGAATATTCCCCAAGTCGTGTGTGGACCATCAGGTTCTACTTCATCAGGTTTGTTAGCACCGTTTGTTTCGTTACCATCAGAAGTTGATGGTATTACCGTAGTATTCTGCTGAATCACAGTGGTCTCGTTCtgatttgacatattttgagaATTCTCCTCGCTGTTCTCTTGACTCTTTTCTAATATTTGTTCACAAAAAGTCACGCTCCTGCTTGGTTTGTTCGCTTTCTCAAGTAAATCTTGGGAAGTATACGGTGTGCTCTGTGGCTTATTTTCGAAGTTCATGCTACATTCAGACGCATACTGGGTTTCCATGGATGTAGTTGATTCGTACGGAACTGGAGCAGTGGTTACTTTCAAAGCGTTAGATATGTGGTCAGCTTTTCCATGTAGCCTGGGAGCATACATTGGTTCGCCTTTCAGAATGCTAGTTTCCAAATTCTTGGATTTTTGTTTCTCTGCGTCCGTTTTTGATTCCGTAAGCCTCAGTTTAGAGAAGTCGATTTCTTGGAATGTCTCAATCTCTTTACCGTTTTCTGCTTCAGCCTTTGTCTGATATACAGGTTCTCTACGAGACAAGTGATTAGCGTCACCAAGCTCGTACGGGCTGCTCCTTGAGCTGCCACTACTCTCCTGCTCCTCAGGCTGTACCACTTCTTTGGCCTCCTGATGAGACTCGTATATAACACTCTCCTTCAAATCTCTCTTCGACACATACAGCGGTTCCCTTATCTTAGCCGCATCACTTTCATTAGCCTCCTTTCTAGTCTGATATATCATCTCTTTCTTTGcttgatttctttgttttattatctcTAGCTTCTCCTCTAAACGTATACCGTAAGTTGATTCTTTTTTAGCTAGCATAGCTGCTTTCTGAGACAAGATTTCTTGTTTGGATACGTAAGTGCACTCTGCGGAAGCCGGTCTGACATCGTTTCTCATATCCATCATTTCGTGTCGAGTGCTGTATTGTGACTGTGTATCCGAGCAACTAGATTTTACTTCAGCACGAGTGGCATAAGGAGACTCAGTTTGCCCAAGCCTGGCCATCATTTCTGTTCTGGTGGCATATGGTGGCTCGCTCATACATTTACTCATGGGTGATATCCTTCCGGGATAGTTCACAGGGGTCTGTAATCGCCTGTCAGACCTAACACCATAATTGTTCTCGTTCCATGATGTACCGGGAGGCGGATCGTAAGTCCTTTTTCCGTACAATGGCTCTTTAGCGGACAAATCCATTCTTTGTTTTAGCATATCTTCTTTCGTGCTGTATGGAGATTCAGAAAATCTTTGTCGCAACATTTCCTCTTTAGTTGCATAAGAAGTATCAGGCGTTAGTCTCGTTCGCAGCATTTGCTCTTTGCTAGAATACGGTGACTCACTGTAAAGTGAATCGTTTTGTTTTGCCATCATCTCCTGTTTATTGGTGTATGGGCTTTCAGCAATTAACTCGCTTCTTGTAGCGTAAGGGCTTTCTCTCATGCATTCGTTCCTCGACGCATACCCACATTCGTTTCTAGTTGCGTACGGATTTTCTCTAAGACATTCTTCTCTAGTGGCATAAGGGCTTTCTCTTATGCATTCCTCTCTAGTAGCGTAAGGACTTTCCCTAATTCGTTCATTCCTTGTCGCATAGGGGCTCTCTCGAATGCATTCAGCTCTCGTAGCATATGGTGGGTCCATTAGCGGCATTTCCAAAGTTTGTCGATTCCCGTAAGGGTTCTCAAAACTCTGGTTTGACATTTCTGATCTACTAGCGTAAGGATTTTCGGTAGAAGTATCATAAATAGACGTGTAAGTCCTGCGAGGTTTAGGGATAGGGTCATAAACAATATGATCTTTGCTTTGGTACAATGGTTCTGGAGGTAACGGCTGCGTTGGGTGAAATGGTTCATGTTTAACTTGTTGCTGTCTTTGGTAGATGGGGTCTATTTTGGTAATCATATTAAAGCTGGATGTCTGTCCGTAGATGCCTCTCCTGTTGTACTCTATGAGAGAATTCTGTCTACGCAACAGCGGGGTAACTTTCGGTTCTGTTTCTATGTCACACATGGAATTCTGCCTTCGTAAGCTCTTCATGACTGGTTTAGCGTCATAGTCTCTGACGGTACAGATGGACCCGTTTCGTTCATCGCAAAATGAGCTTTGTCGTTTAAGTATCGGCTTTAGAACCGGTTTCTCGCAAGAGGATGAGTTGCTCCTTTGCAACATTTGGTTCCTGATTTGCGTGTTCCTCATGTGTATGCTCATGTCACCGAGGTCAGACTTCTCACGTCTCAACATCGGCATTTGGGGCGCGTTATGTCTCTGCTGCAAGTCACTTTCGCAGAGTGACTTCTGCCGAGACACTTTTTGTGAATTTTTCGTTTTCGAACGGAATAGATCAAGGACGGCGTTTTTAATGAACGATGGTTTTTTAgataatttctttttagtttttggtGAGAACGTCTCGTCGCGCTCCACACTTGAGTTCATGGCATCTGATGAACTGTGGACACCCACAACCAAACACCCACTTAGTTACTCAATGATAGATAGAATAGGACATTTCAGAACGTTCAACATATAACACTCAGGTGTACAGAGAAAATAAGTCAAATTGAACAATATTGAAATCTCTGATATGTCCCGATGGGCATGACAATTTTCAACAGATAAATTTTGTGATTCTAAAAAAGCATATTGAAATAATGGTCAAGAAATATCAATACGAGACTAATACAGACATACTTAATCATAGAATAAGATAACACATAAATAGATAAAGAGGAAAATGGAGAGAGAAcagattcaataaaaatacatattgaatTGTAAAGACAGAGAATAAAGAAACTTAATTCAATATGCTTTTATGACATAATCATCAAGTTGCACTAAAATGCAGACACGCACTGCCAATAGTTTGTTCCGAAACAAACAACTATATACTCTAAAGATTACAATGTTATTACAATTTACAGTCTAACGCCCCgatataaatatgttacaaaaatatatgtatactgtTTATATACCGCATACAAAACCATAACTAATACTGTGGCCCAACAAGACATTGTTAGTCGTTTGTGAAGCGATTGGTGTTTGCATGTTAGAGCAAATTGTACAGGGGCTTACAACTTTAAAGACGAGAGAAAATTTGAATGAGTCTCAGGAACATGCAAAAATATCTAGAGAACAATGATCAAAGAAGAGTTTATGACTATGAGGTTTTCTGATCAATTTTGACATGTTTTGTAGTTCTTTTTGTATAGGGATTCATGTAGTTGTCGCTGGTGGATTGTGCTGTATCTTACCTTAAGTTATGCATGTGTTGAGGTTTCCTGTAAAGCTCGAACGCAGAGCCGCGCTGTTCTCTACTACCTGCTAAAtctgtaatgaaatttgtttattgGTTACCATGGCAATCTGTCGTATTACAAACAATGAGATCGAGAGAATCGTAGTTCCAAAACAATTGACATCGCAAAATAGTGAGAAGCGATACAAAATGAACTATAAGACGTGTATACATAAGATTGAATTTGTACTGTTCTATCCATAGTGAGTATACTTCTGTTCAATTAATCATATCGatctaaaaagttaaaaatagtaaGTTACCTATGAGATGTGGATTGTGTGGAAGGTTGATGGCTCGGTGATGCGACGGTGGTCCGGAGTACGGCGGAGACTGCGGCGGCATCTGACCGCCGTACATGTTCTGCTGCTATTGAGAAAAAATGCGttacaaatgaaacaatatGTGGTTTTGTTTGTAACCCTTCGCGTTACGGTAAGTTGAATTAACGATGGTTTGTATTTCAGattaaagaaaactataaatgtgtgtataaaagtagcctatgtgttaatcccaGATGTCAACCTTCATATCCAATTgcattgaaatcggtccagccgtttgcGCATTGTGAGATAACAAACATACTCACATGCAAactcatttacatatttttgcacTGGGTTAATGGATTCAATTCCTTCATGCATCGCGGAGGTTTTATAACCATTCAAGTCGCACGCACATGGACACCCAGACTTATGACAAGCATTTCTAAATCACTCAAACGCTTATCTTATTGGGATGGAGACCGCGAATAGTTACTCAATTTAGTAatactgttattaatttttccttttttttttacctacttacttattttatgCCTATAATTATTAGTATGATGATAATGGTTACCTGTTGGTAGTTGTTGTGGTTGTGGGGGCGGTGTGCGGGCTGCGAGTGTGAGTGCTGGTGCGAGTAGTGCGGCGCCGGGGGGAagccgcgccccgcgcccggGGGCCCGGGGGGGCCGGGGGCGCCCGGGGCTGGCGGACCGGGGGGGTCCAGGCTCTACACGAGGGAGTATAGGCGTGAGTGGGGGTCGTCGTAATGTGGTATAAATGGTTAGGGGTATCAATTGTTAGGTGCTAAATCGTTCAATGAAGTGATAATCAGTaacttttttggatttttattttacctacgTGTGATACAGTATCTCTGATgcatttataacataattttattattttactttaataataagtattaaactTAAACTGTAGCGTTTTAATCGCTAGAGTTTAAGTGTAAGAGTTTAGACTACATTCAATCATGACacttttaattctttaaatttaattcttctACGAGATACTGGAGGGAACCAATGTCAAATGTTCTACTAATCGCAATATACCATACTAATATTAATCTTACCCCGTTTCTGGGATGATGGTTGTCGGGCGGGCGGTAGTGCTTGGGCTTGGGCGGCGGCACGGGCTTGTAGGGCGGGacggccgcgccgccgcgacCGGTGTAGTCCGCTTGAGACGCCGAGTTTGTACGCCCACTTATAACACAAACAAGAGGAGATAGAATCAGAGTTATGTTAAGAGAAACGCAAGGTATTAGCAACGAAATCAGATAAAGAAACTGTAGTCCttagtgatatttaaataactggtctttaaaaaaaatgtgagtacatttacgtattttttatcacaaCTATAATGTATGATTGTAGTCACAATAACTTAAAACAattgattatatttaaatgctatcaaaacaaattttccTTTCCGATTGGACAATAAGTTTACAaattaaatcgaaaaaaaaatctctgaaATACGTTATTAATGAAGAATGATTTTAAGTACGAACAAAATAAGATAATATAGCAATATACTTTTTTgttgcattaaataaaataaatcttgtaaGGAAGcaatacttatataatataatacagaaATATGTTTACGTACCTATATTTGGCATGGTCATTGGTAGGCACATTCGGCAGCGATGGTCCCCGGGCGTGCATCGGTGTGTGGGGGCTGTTGCCGTTCATGGGGGGCGGCCGGCTCGACTGGGGGCTACGGTACTCGGGGGGCctactaataaaaacaaaaatatattagaatggattacatgaaaataaataaatgcggacgacatcacatacattgttctgaacccaaagtaagttgctaaagcacttgtgttatggaattcagatacaacgaaggatccacaaacacccagacccgagacaatgtagaaatgtgaattattacattgacccgaccggggatcgaacccgggacctcagaactaacgacaccttgaaacctgtgcgtacgccactcgaccacagaggTCGACTAGAAACGCGGATCTTAGCACTGTAATGGTGCGTATATAGAAATAAAGAAGAAGGGTgagcgatacggggagctgtctatgttaaattttgactgcacggatagccgagtggttgaggtcaccacgccaaacccactgcgcatcgtgtcgcgggttcgatccacgaatgcttgttctgagtctgggtgtctttgtgcatgtaagttgtatgtttgtaaaccccccgcgacacaaggattgaactctttagtgcgggagtcgttaaaaaaaaattgatcttCAATAAATGATACTTTTAAGCCTAGTTAgttgaatggattttgatttggaAATGTTgatcacaaaattaaaacagaccAATAAACTGGTTTTGTAGGAAATTATTCTGCGAAATCTTCATCAACCGGTGAAATTTAAACTAggataagaatatatttttagtttaaacttTCCAATTAATCAGTAATaacgacaaaaaaatatgaaattggaCCCAAACTTGGATACatgtttaaattacttagtattgtatttattttataaggtaatataaaaaaaccctACTTGTACTTCCTCATGATAACACACTTTTTCAATCACTTATACACCAAAACATTTACTAATATCATTTCACACAATCTTCTTCAAATCCAAGAGCGACAGCAAACACGTCTTCACTATTCTGAAGCATTTATCACACTAAGAGAATACAAAAGACACCTTTTCTGAATCGTCTATTGTTTAGTTGTCCTTTGAATTTGGCAGAGGATCGAAACTTTTAGAGGTTTAGGGATTAGGTCACTGTCTCGTATAGAAGACGCGTGGTGTTTATCAAGTTATGGTATTTTTGTAAGTTGATGAGTTTTAAAGCAATTGttcttaatttaactttatctatactatctttttttaagactcccgcattaagaatTATAATCCTTATGtcacgggggtttcacaaacatttaagttacacacacaaagacacctagactctgAGCAGGCATGGATAACACCAACGCTTGTCCGGGGGACTGAACCCGCGACCCGTCGGGCATAAGGTGTGTAGTTTGACGTGATGAAATCGACTTCAGAACTTAATAACAGCTCGCTTAGCATGCCGTAAAAAAGTCTTTCACCACGAAATACTTCTTATTCTGGTGCCTTTGTGCCTTCTCCATATAACCTAAGACTTAAGTTCATTAATATATTACCTGTAGTTTTGATCTGGACTTCTGTAATCGAGTGAGTTGTGTTCGTGCGAGTTGGAGTTCCTCTGCGGGCTCTGCGTCATGTTGCTCTGGGACATGGCTGTCGGGTTTGGAGGCGGTGGAGGCTCCATTTTACTGCTAAAGAAGGAGCAATAATTATGGAGATGTAAATACAGTTCTACGATTATGAGGCACTTAAAATCCTTGTGGTCTGTAGGGTTTGccaatattcaatttataagcACAAAGATCATAGAGCATAAGCataatttgtaacaattaataatataatcgattAATCCACTCGATTATTCGTTTATCAATAATTACTGTTATTATTCGTGTAGTTAAATAATCGTTagattgattataatttataatacatcAAAAGAATAAGCTACCTTCGAGTCAGGTAAAGCAGGTCTTTAGTTAATTCTGACAAGAAAAGATAATGTAGATTACTTACATAGACGGTGGCGCCACTTTGAGGTCGTCGGGCGCGTTCGGCGGCAGTCGGCACGAACCCACCGCCGAGCCGTTGTTGGACGCGCCGCTGTAGTCATACGCTGTACCGTCGTATGAACCTTGCTGTTTTAGAAATAAGGATCAAATTAGATTAACCGGAACGATAAGGGTTTGTAAAAAATTCAACAGTCAGACATGTATTGGTAATTTTActggaataaataataatactagcaaatactgaatttgaataatatttgcgTTACTATAACTAAAAGGCGTGATTTGTCACTAATCACGAccgtaaatgtgtttttgttggaACAATAAGCCTTACAATCTGTACGAATAAACTTATTAAACCAAAGGAACTTGCACGTATTACTAGTCACAGAAAACTAGACCTTATTGAAACTACATAAGGTATATATTACCGGGTTGTTAGGGTGTCGATGCCTGTCCAGTGAGCCCTGTCCCTGCGCGGGCTGTATGATCATGCTGGTTGGGCGCGCAGTGTATGTCGCGGCCTCATCACTGCCGCTATCTTTAGGCGGCCCGAACAAGCGCTCTTGGGCACTTGGACGGTTTTGCTGCGAGAAAGCAATAAAGGggtaagaaaaaaaacgattttttcgCAGGATTCATGGaccatttgtggatcacacaattgcttgtcctacgcggggatcgaactcggggtacgtcgcgcacagtggattAGGCGtgctgacctcaaccactcggctatccgtgcagtcaacatttaattttgtcttttatccaaataatatattttgacctgaatgataaaaaaatgtcgttaaTTATTAACTCTGACCAGTTTGCGTGATGTGATTCAACCTATTTTACCTAGTCAATATAATACAGCATTGATAAAACAATGAACAATAGTCATTATCAGAGctaaaatgttttgaagttaAATGATGACGTTTTTacatcaaaagtaatttttgacTGGAGATTTCTATTTACATCAagattttttcatgttttatttgattttgtagatagcttttttttaagttcttttatctgttatttattttctagtaaaacaaaattaattaaaatcttgtttacaacttttaagtataatccatttttttctgatttatGGTCCTTTGGATCAAATCCCAAGGGACAGAATTTTTATACTCTTAAATTTCAGTCCAGTACCACTCAAGTTCCTGAAGTGCAagtcaaaatacaaaattgatttattttgtgaacCCTTTCTCCTATTGCGAGTTTGCTGATAGTTTCACACACAAGAAGCATAATTATTctatgatgattttttttctgaagtaaATCATCTTTAGGCGGATCTAGGAGGTAACTTAGGACGACAATGCAAAGGAAGCTAGTCACGacaatatggcgtcacgttttTATACTATtcggtttttaatatttatgttttttttttgtcaatagattaagtttattttctaataCTTACATTAGTATTATGCCTGAGGTTGTGCGGCGGGCggccgggcggcggcgcgggcagcAGCACGCCGCCCGCGGGCCGGCTCACGGTGCCGCGCGGGGGCAGCTCTGGTACTAGCAGTAAGGTTTTGTTCATTATACATGGGCAACTATATGTTAGTAGAATtatttaagttgtatttttgtttgttattatacaAAGAATCGTTTGGAAGGTTTTTAAGTGATTAGAAAAAAAGATTAGATTAAACGAATCTGGTAATGGttataaagaaatatcattGATCATATCGGTCTTTAGGGGTCTTTCCCTCCTCTTTCCGAAAACTTATCCGGAAGAAGAATTAACTGTTAAAGGAGATTCATCGTAGTTGTTCTACTATTTAGTATCGGTATTTTGTTCACTGATTGGACATGTCAAACTTAGCGTCAAGGGCATAACAAAAATCTCTTCGGTCTTTGACCACATTTGACCAGTTACAAGAAGGTTATCTCGTCACCAAAATACTTATCTGTGCTTAAGGTAACACCTAACAACATAGAATCCCGCTgtataaacacataaataaaaaccagtcaCTCACCGGTACCATACAACGGGGAGTGCGGAGGCGAGTGAGTCATGGGGTTACATTGGTACGGGGGCGCCTCGTTATTGCCCATGTTGTGGGATTGGTTGTGATTCACGCCGTTCGTCGGAGCGCCATTCGTAGTCGCTGAGAAGCCGTACTTGCTGTCTCCGTAGCCGCCTTGCTGTAGGCCGAAATgggacattaaaatatattcaagtatactaatattataaagtttgtgGGCTTATGAAGATGTAGGGGATAATCTCTTGATCTATTGAACtggtttcgtttttttttttttaaatagaaagcCTCaccatttttttgtgtttaatgttTGAGGCTATATTAAGCCGAAAAATACGGCCTAAAGATATGCGCAAAGGTCAGCTTGTAcagaaatatttcagttttatttcatgCTCATTTACCAGATTTTTCTCTTGCATATATAGCTGCAATTTTGGAAGAGGTCTAAAGTGAAGTCTGACTCACAGAACtaacacttttttgttttttttttaccaccACTTTGAGATtagaaataataagttaatGATGTAATTAGCTTGTAATTAGCTGAATTAGCTAAggcattatttaatattgttatgttacaAAGTTAGATGTATTTTACAAATTCTTTATGATTTCGTTAATAAAATTAGAGACAGGTTTAAAGTTAGTTATACAGTTGAAAGCGAAATTAGTTTAATacaagaacatatttttttttatgtcggATTAGATTATTCGAACAaggaattaatattaaaacattaacgtGTAGTTTAGCATATTATAAACTTGGAGGTCTACCACCATCTTTTAAATTAACCTTGTTGCGGTTGgaagagcgagacagcgcaatCCCcgtatagagcggcatctcgcttccacaaccgcGACAGTCTGACTTTTAAGAAGTGGTAGTAGACCTCCAGATATCAttacagtattattttttaacagtttcATACAAACCGTATAAGGCGGTGGCACAGCGTCGGCCATATGGTTGATATCGTCGTCTCGATCCATATTATCCTGAGTCGTCGCGATCGAAGGATCCGAAGACGACTTCACGAGTCTTGGCGCCGGCGGGGGACTCACTTCCAAGTCACTTTCAGGACTCGAAGCGTAAGACAGTCTGTTCTCAGTACTCGAAGACATTGAGAACAAAAAGTCGTCGGACAACGGCTCAGGCCTCTGTTTCCGCCATTTTCAATATCGGCCATTTTGTTTCGCAGCATCCGGTAAGGTGGGTTATGGAATGGGGTGACAAGACAAGACAAATGAATGATTGCATATAACACGGTACAGAAACTAAAGGGTTTAGCATCTGTATGATTAATGTTTTTGGATATTTACACACTTTAATATCGATATTCAAATGAGTATTTAATCAATGTCaattttaagctatatatattttttactattaaacattttggcactataaatattattttaatgaatgaataacaaaattatgtataattttttaaatcaaatatttgaatatcgaTAAGAAAACACAGGTGGTATTTAACACTGGTAAAATgtgacaatatttacaaaacaaaacacactggCAGTTCACTTCAGCTAAAACTaaacttgaaaacaaaataacataaaacagtGCAAGCAAATTAATAAGCGGAAAAGCAGccaatatacaaaaaaacattaatgataAATACTTGTGCTAAATCTAATGGTAACTTCAGTATTGTTAGACTATCTACGTTATACGTATCCTAAATGCTGTTCAGAGATCGGTTTGCTGATCACAGCGTGAACATCTCTCTCTGCCTCCGACTTACTCTCGTTCTCTATTTTCTCAATCTCCTCTAACTTGAGAGTCGGGAGAGACAAATTCCTATACTTGTTCAGAGTCCTTTCGGACGGCGTTGGTAACGTCCGGACCTCGCTGAACCTCCCAGGGTCGACGGGAGACTTCTCACTACATTTACAGTTAGGTATCCTACAAGTCTGTCTCAAAGGCTTTTCGAGAGTTCGAAAAATAGGTTTTGGATTCTCCTTCTGGAGTCGCGCCTTCCATTCCGGAACTTCATTTGTCTTTTTCAAATCGTTATCAGTTTGGAAGAAGGACGCTGGTCTGTATTGCTCTGACATAGGAACGACCGAGGATGGTCGTTGAAGATTTTGGACAGGTGACTTACTAGTAGTTTCTAGGACACTATAAGGTCTGAAAGACTGAGGTGGATAAGCGTTTCCTTTGGAGAATATCTGTGAGAGTTCAGGACTCGCATTCACAGGAGCCCTTAATTTAGGGTTCATTTTAGCTTGATAATAATTCTGCCGATCATCGTACGGGTAATTAGCTAGAGTATGTCTGTTTTTAGTATTGTGAGTATTGGGCACACTGTAGGCGTTGTTAGGCATGCATGGGGTTAGAGTTTCCGAGTAGTAGTAGGGCACTACATGATTCCTGTTAGCGTCATACAGATGGTCGTGATGTTTAGTGCTGGGGTTAGGGTTCAGTGAGAGGCGGAGGTTCTGCGGGGAGCTGACGGGGCGCTGGGGCGACTGGTACATGTTCAGAGGATAGGAGATCGGGTAGAAGGCGGGGTAAGGGGACGGCGGGATGGGGAAATATATGTCCGACACCATTTCAACGTGCTACACCGCCGCAAGACAGAACAGAAACGAAtaggttaataaataatgttttatggtCAAGTCAATATGAATACTACTAGAGTTAAGTAATTGAAAGATGTTTTTGTCTAATTAtaagatgttttaatttt from Trichoplusia ni isolate ovarian cell line Hi5 chromosome 12, tn1, whole genome shotgun sequence harbors:
- the LOC113499368 gene encoding tight junction protein ZO-1-like isoform X5, which codes for MAAAGDVCAGLLRHKHILLRELCDTNILDVLVKKGIFNLNEFELITGAADSDKCNYFIEIVSKQSGVKLNDLCVVLSKECPKLSKELMNDRHRFIVNGYGDNTKENMVMNHNLHRESPRSRRSVSQCSCNSISRRSSAAASPMPMPLPPLNNTVEMYVEPVVEDTAERSAGWETHRVRLNRVPGYGFGIAVSGGRDNPHFASGDPSIAVSDVLRGGPAEDKLQVNDRIVSVNGVPLENVEYARAVQVLRDSGATVSLVVRRRAPAPPPTAPTTIKLSLTRNGKKEDFGLVLGCKLYVKELTMRAREQLNQGGQGLCEGDMVTRINNTPVTDAMTLKEARKLIESCKDRLNLVVTRELIREETVTNGNYQNNYNSLEASPLNVYGAAEASPGYSSSGQNLYVAAPVRGGDARRGPMSHEQLDQPPRPPPPRNEDYYSSRRQLYEEEAMNNQRNKPSSEPRLISFQKEGSVGLRLCGGNRSGVFVSGVQPTSPAALQGLQPADKILKVNDMEMKGVTREEAVLFLLSLQDRIDLIVQHAPDDYNAVASGQMPGDSFHIKTHFHYTEPTDGEMSFRCGDVFHVVDTLHNGTVGAWQVYRIGRNNQEVQKGTIPNKARAEELATAQFNATKKEMSGNDGKHNFFRRRRSTHRRSKSLGKEHWDEVVLSDSISKFPAYERVVLKQPGFVRPVIVLGAVADIARERLLTESPDKFSSPKMDSTLEDTKTKSTGIIRLSSIRTVMERGKHALLDITPNAVDRLNYAQFYPIVIFLKADNKHIIKQLRAGLPKSAHKSSKKLLEQCQHMERVWGHVFTHTITLSEANQNTWFSKLIDLIQRTQQQQLWVSETKRPEPLSDDFLFSMSSSTENRLSYASSPESDLEVSPPPAPRLVKSSSDPSIATTQDNMDRDDDINHMADAVPPPYTQGGYGDSKYGFSATTNGAPTNGVNHNQSHNMGNNEAPPYQCNPMTHSPPHSPLYGTVPELPPRGTVSRPAGGVLLPAPPPGRPPHNLRHNTNQNRPSAQERLFGPPKDSGSDEAATYTARPTSMIIQPAQGQGSLDRHRHPNNPQGSYDGTAYDYSGASNNGSAVGSCRLPPNAPDDLKVAPPSISKMEPPPPPNPTAMSQSNMTQSPQRNSNSHEHNSLDYRSPDQNYSRPPEYRSPQSSRPPPMNGNSPHTPMHARGPSLPNVPTNDHAKYSGRTNSASQADYTGRGGAAVPPYKPVPPPKPKHYRPPDNHHPRNGSLDPPGPPAPGAPGPPGPPGAGRGFPPAPHYSHQHSHSQPAHRPHNHNNYQQQQNMYGGQMPPQSPPYSGPPSHHRAINLPHNPHLIDLAGSREQRGSAFELYRKPQHMHNLSSSDAMNSSVERDETFSPKTKKKLSKKPSFIKNAVLDLFRSKTKNSQKVSRQKSLCESDLQQRHNAPQMPMLRREKSDLGDMSIHMRNTQIRNQMLQRSNSSSCEKPVLKPILKRQSSFCDERNGSICTVRDYDAKPVMKSLRRQNSMCDIETEPKVTPLLRRQNSLIEYNRRGIYGQTSSFNMITKIDPIYQRQQQVKHEPFHPTQPLPPEPLYQSKDHIVYDPIPKPRRTYTSIYDTSTENPYASRSEMSNQSFENPYGNRQTLEMPLMDPPYATRAECIRESPYATRNERIRESPYATREECIRESPYATREECLRENPYATRNECGYASRNECMRESPYATRSELIAESPYTNKQEMMAKQNDSLYSESPYSSKEQMLRTRLTPDTSYATKEEMLRQRFSESPYSTKEDMLKQRMDLSAKEPLYGKRTYDPPPGTSWNENNYGVRSDRRLQTPVNYPGRISPMSKCMSEPPYATRTEMMARLGQTESPYATRAEVKSSCSDTQSQYSTRHEMMDMRNDVRPASAECTYVSKQEILSQKAAMLAKKESTYGIRLEEKLEIIKQRNQAKKEMIYQTRKEANESDAAKIREPLYVSKRDLKESVIYESHQEAKEVVQPEEQESSGSSRSSPYELGDANHLSRREPVYQTKAEAENGKEIETFQEIDFSKLRLTESKTDAEKQKSKNLETSILKGEPMYAPRLHGKADHISNALKVTTAPVPYESTTSMETQYASECSMNFENKPQSTPYTSQDLLEKANKPSRSVTFCEQILEKSQENSEENSQNMSNQNETTVIQQNTTVIPSTSDGNETNGANKPDEVEPDGPHTTWGIFDSEGGVLEDRQWGVSLIIPPKAIAPGIKQKIYFTVSDPRLSQRVGGPPIDMDNGEAMLSPLVMCGPQGLVFLRPVTLRLPHCANAVPSLGLTIKATDTEAHLSTDWDQIHLPATTTLNTVAVKVDHF